The DNA window TTTAAAACACAGCATAAAATTGAAACAGCAATTATTAAACGCTCCGACACCAAATCTTTTTTAATTGTTAAAACAAGTATATCAATTTAATGATGGAGTCACTCCATATCGAAGCCACGGACGATACGCCCAAAATTAGTTTCAACCCCCAAAATGGCATGATGGAAATTTCTTCGCGCTCACTTCCTGAAAACGCAGGTGCCTTTTATGATAAAGTAAATAATTGGTTTAAAGTTTATTTAAACCATGCTCATGAAAAAACAACGGTTAAATTTCATTTCGATTATATCAGCACTTCCTCCGCCAAGCAACTTATACAACTATTTAATAGTTTAAATCAACTAGCGAAATCAAAAAAAGTTGATATACTTTGGTGTTACGATCAGGGAGATTCAGATATGTTGCAAACCGGGCAACGACTTCAAAAATTAAGTGAAGTTGAATTTCAGTATCAAGAAATATAAATAAGATTACTTTTTAAGTAAATAACCTTTTTCCAACGTAAAAGCTTCTTTTTCCCCTAATTTTAATTCAATATCTTCTACAACTTCCTGAAAACCTTTTTTAGAAACTTTTAATTTATAAGAACCTGCCTTTAAGGTAAGAAAGTATTCTCCGGCTTCATTAGTAGAAGTAGATGCAACTTGTTTTCCATCTGAACTCTGCACTTCAATATCTACATCGATGATTCCGTATCCTTCATTGCCATCGCGAATGGTCCCTTTTAAAATACTAAGGCCATTGTTACTCACTTTTTTTCCGTCTGTTTCCAATATTGCATAATCCTTCAAATCAATTTTATAAATGTCAGATTCACCAAGCCCTCCTTTGCGATCGCTTGAAATGTAAGCAGTTTTAGCATCGGCACTCAAAGTGATTTGTCCTTCGCGCCCACTGGTATTAATTGGATATCCCAAATTTACCGGCTCAGACCATTTTCCGTTTTCATAAACTGTTTTGAATATATCATAACTGCCCATACTGGAGGGACCGTTGCTGCAGAAAAATAAGGTTTTACCATCCGGCGCTAGAAAAACTGCTCCCTCATCAAAAACAGTATTTACTCCGGCACCTAAATTAACAGGCTTTTCCCACTCTTGTTTATTTTTTCTGACAACCATATAAATATCACTTCTTCCCACTCCACCTTTTCGCTCGCTAAAAAAGAAATATTTTTTTCCGTCGGGAGAAACACAAGCGCCACCTTCCCAATTCATAGACGAAATAGGCTTTCCGATTGGAGCGGGAGTTCTCCATTTGCCGTTACTGATTTTAGATACGTAAACTTCTCCTCCAATACTTCTTTTATCTGCGGCATCATTTTTATAAATAAAAATTTGTTTACCATCCGGTGAAATGCTGGTACAAGCATCATGCCCTTTGGTGTTAATGCTTGAGCCCATATCTACCGCTTTCCCGAAGTTATGTGTTGAATCTATATCACTGTAATAAATATCTTCAAAATATTTTCCGTCACCTTCTGCGTCTACCGGTGAATCTGTATTTTTTGGCCTTCTACTGGTAAATACCATTCTACTTCCATCCGCACTGATACATGGATTTTTATCATCGTAAGGTCCGTTGATATCCTGTCCCATATTAGTAATAACCACATCAATTGGATTAGCCATGTATTTTTTAGCATTTTGACACTGACTTAAAAGCACATCCGCATCTTCATTACTATCTTCATCTTTACTGGGCGCATTTTTAAATAAAGTAAATTCTTCAATAGCTTTGTCAAAATTCTCTTCCATTTGATAAATTTTTCCCAACTCTACATGCGTTTCAGGCTTCACATTGTTATTGGTGGCAATTGCCTTTAAAAAATATTCTTTGGCCTTATCAAACTTATTCATTTTTGAATTGCAATAACCTATATAATGAATAACGGAAGCATTATTAGGATCATTATGTTCAATTTCGCGATATAAGTTGATGGCACTCAAATATTGGCCGGCATACATTTTTTGTTTGGCTAAGCCAAATTTGGCCAAATCTCCGGCATCTTTAAACAAACTTTTGCTTTTTTTGTCTTTTTTTTCACCTTCGCTTCCTTCAGTTTGTGCAAATACCGAAGATGATAAAATTAATAGCGTAATTACGAACTTATACATAGGCAGTTTTTAGTCATTTTAAATGTACAATTTTATTTTATAATATGCGGTAATTTGGGTTTTTTTTGATATTTTTGAAAGACTACGGCACATTCATTTATAACGAAAAACATGAAAAATAAAATACGATTACAGATTATTATTGGTTTGCTATTTATTGGATATTCTAAAGCTCAGGTTACTTGGGCGGATGATATTGCCGCAATTATGTATTCTAAATGCACAAGTTGTCATCATGTTGGTGGCTTAGCCCCAAATCCATTAATGACTTATGCGCAAGCTTTCAACTATAAAAATTTAATAAATACATATGTAAACAATAAATACATGCCGCCTTGGCCTCCGGATGCAGAATATAAACATTTGGCATTTGAACGTTTAGTGTCAGCTAGTGATAAACAAAAAATAAGTGATTGGGTTTTAGCCGGAGCACCGGAAGGAAATCCAAACAATGCCCCACCGGCCCCATCGTATACTAATAATATTTCTCAATTAAATACAATTGATTTTACTGGAAAAATGCCGGATTATACGGTAAATACTTCACAGGATTTGTATCGTTGTTTTGTTATTCCAACTAATTTGGCTTCAGATAAGTTTGTTTCAGAAATAGAAGTGAAACCGGGAAATACTGCAATTGTACATCACGTTTTGATATTTGAAGATACATCACAAATCATAGTAAATAAAGATAATTTAGATCCGGGTCCGGGTTATACTTCCTTTTTTGGAACGGGTAGTGGAAGCTCTAGATTGGTAGGCGAATGGGTGCCTGGTACTGCACCAATTAAATTCCCTTCGAATATGGGTGTGAGGCTTAAGGCTAATACCCGATTAGTAATGCAAGTACATTATCCCGGAGGTACATTTAATGCTTTAGATAGTACACGGGTTAATATAAAATATGCACCGGGTTCACCGCGCGAAGTATTTATTGCTCCAATTTTAACAGAAACAAATGTAATTAATCCTCCATTTACAATAGCTGCCAATACTATTCAAACATTTACGCAGCAATACACAAATTCCTTCCCATTACCTTTTACACTTTTATCGGTTGCTCCACACATGCACCTCATTGGTAAGTCGTATAAAGTTTATGCAATTGGAATTGTTAACGATACTATTCCGTTAATTTATATTCCGAAATGGGATTTCAGATGGCAAGGCGTATATGCATTTAGAAACCCAATAAAAATGGGACCCAATTACAAGGTGATTGGAGAAACATCATATGATAATACAGCCTCTAATCCATTTAATCCAAACACGCCGCCGCAAAATATTTCACAAGGAGAAAGTACAACGGAGGAGATGATGCAAACTTATTTTGCATTTCTGTTATATCAGGCCGGTGATGAAAATATTGTTGTAGATGATTCGCCAACTGTTGGGGTGGATGAGAATAGTTCACTAAACAGTATAGTTAAAACCCTTCAATTGTATGAAGTGTTTCCAAATCCGGGAGTGGGCGTATTAAAAATGAATTATTTCGCTCCTGAAAAATTAAACACCGAAGCTTCCGTTTTTTCTGTTGATGGAAAATTAGTTAAACAATGGAAAGTTCAACTTCAAGCTGGATTTGGCGTTATGCAATTGCCAACAGAAAACCTGTCTAAAGGACAATATTTTGTTCGAATCCAAACTAAACAATATTCAAAAACCAGAACTTTTATAATAAATGAATAAAATTTTTCGAATTGCTTCAATTCTTATTTTACTTTTATTTTTAGCACATTCCTGCGTGAAAGATAAAGGTAAACCCGTTGAGGTAGCTCCTCCTCCGGGTGCATGTGATACAATTACTTACACCAATCATGTTAAATCAATCGTAGATTTGAAGTGCGGAAGTTTGGCCAATGGCGGGGCAGGTTGTCATTCGGGTGGTTTTCCTCAAGCTGGCGTAAGTTTAACAACATACCAAGAGGTATTAGGTAAAGCAGAGCGTATTGACGACAGAGCGGTAAAAATGAAAACAATGCCTCCTGCTGGTCAACCTCAATTATCTCCTTCAGAATTAGAGCAGGTAAGTTGTTGGTTAGGTAACGGACGGAAAGAGTAATTAATCTTTTTTACGAATACTCACAACAATAGGTACTCCACTAAAGTTGTAATTTTCCCGAATTTTATTTTCTAAAAATCGTTTATAGCTTTCTTGCACGTATTGCGGTAAGTTACAGTAAAACATAAATAAGGCTTCTCCTTTTAATTTAGAAACGTATTTTATTTTTACTTCTTTTCCTTTAATAGATGGTGGCGGATGCGATTCAATGATTGGAAGCATCACATCATTTACTTCTCTGGTTTTAATTTCCTGCGTTTTATTTTGGTAAACCTGCATGGCCAGTTCAACAGCTTTCATGATTCTGAGTTTATCATTTACCGAGACAAATAAAATAGGAATATCTCGAAAAGGAGCAATTCGTTCTCTAATTCGGTCTTCATAAGCTTTCGCCGTTTTCGTATCCTTTTCAATTAAATCCCATTTGTTTACAATAATGGCTACGCCCTTTCGGTTCTTTTCTATCAAACTTAATATACTTAAATCCTGAGATTCAACTCCGTTTTCAGCATCAATCATCAATAAACAAACATCACTGTTTTCAATCGCATTAATGGTTCGCAGTACACTGTAAAATTCTAAATCTTCGTGCACTTTCGCTTTTCGTCGCATACCTGCCGTATCAATCAGCCAAAAATCATGTCCGTATTTTGTATATCGGGTATGTATAGAGTCTCGTGTTGTTCCTGCAATAGATGTAACAATGTTTCTCTCTTCTCCTAATAAAGCATTGGCTAATGAAGATTTGCCAACATTGGGTCTGCCCACAATGGCTATTTTCGGAATGGTAGTAGTTTCAATAATACCTTCTTGTTCTGGTAGAGATTTTATAACCGCATCGAGCATATCTCCTGTACCACTGCCATTTACTGCCGAAATGGGGTAAACTTCCCCTAATCCTAATTGATAAAAATCAGCCGCATAAGACGATCGTTCGTGATTATCAGATTTATTCGCAACAAGAATAACGGGTTTTTTACTTTTTCTTAAAATGTTAGCTACGTCTTTGTCGTAAGCAGTAATCCCCTCATTTACATCAACTACAAAAATTAATAGATTACTTTCTTCAATCGCAATTTGAACTTGTTTGCGAATTTCTTCTTCAAAAATATCATCGCTCCCTTTAATATAACCACCGGTATCAACTAGCGAAAACTCTTTTCCGCCCCATTCTGCTTTGCCGTAATGCCTGTCGCGGGTAACCCCTGCAATTTCATCTACTATGGCTTGCCTGGTTTCAGTTAATCGATTGAAAAGTGTTGATTTTCCAACATTCGGACGTCCAACTATAGCAACTAAATTCGGCATAAGGATGCAAAAGTACTAAGAATTTAGGGATTTTACCGGATTAAAGTATAATTCTAATACGTATAGGTTTTGTAAAAAAGTGATTGATTTTGTATATTTGGTTGATGCGCGGTTTTATTATATGTATTGTTATTTTTTGCTGCTTGCCTAACTATTTATTTGCGCAGTCAAAAAAAGAAAATCGCGTGGTTAAACCCATTGCATCGATGGGAATTCGCTTTACTGAAAACTTGGGCCAATGGGAACCAAATATATTAGCTAAAGCGAGACTCGGTGGCGGCGCTCTATTTATAGAAAAAAACTGCCTTACATTTAATTTTTTTGACAGAGAAAAATTTCGTTCGCTGCACGGATTGCCCTATGATAAAAATAATCCGGGTAAATACGGATTTAATTACCACGCCTATAAAATTCATTTCAATCATTGTAATCTGAATCCTGAATTTATTAAGGAAAAAAAAGAAACGTATTATGAAAATTATTTTATTGGTAAGGATCAAAGTAAATGGAAGGGTAATGTAGGTTGTTATAATACCGTTTGGTTAAAAAATATTTATCCGGGAATTGATTATGAAATGGATGTGAAGGAAGCCGGTATTAAATATAATTTCCATGTGAAAGCCGGAGCTGATGTAAATAAAATTCAGATGCGTTATGAAGGAGTTGAAAAAATTAATATTCGAAATGGCGTTTTGGTAATCGGATTAGATTTTAAAGACGTAATAGAGAATAAACCATTCGCGTTTCAAAATATTAATGGAGAATTAAAACCGGTTAAATGTAATTTTCGTTTAGACGGACGTGTAGTTAGTTTTGATTTTCCTGATGGGTATAACGAAAATGAAGATTTGATTATTGATCCAATATTGGTGTTTTCTGCTCAAGCTGGCGCAACTGCAGATAATTTTGGAATGACGGCTACCTTTGATGATTTGGGTAACTTATATAGTGGAGGTACCGTTTTTGATGTAGGTTATCCATTTGTTTTAGGAATTACCAATATTTTTAACGGCCCGCCGGCTTATGGGAATACCGATATTTTTATTACGAAATATAATTCTATTGGTAATAGTTTAATTTACTCAACATACCTCGGAGGAAACCGAACAGAGGTTGTTTCCAGTTTGATAGTGGATAATAACAATAATTTATGTTTATATGGCGCAACGGGTTCGGCAAATTTTCCGGTAACTGCAGGTTGTGCTTATCCGGCATTTGCAGGGGGGACAAATATAGGATTTATTAGTAACGGTTCGGTGTTTTACGATGGTACCGATATTTATATTGCCAAACTTAACGCCAACGGTAACAGTTTGTTGGGTTGTACCTATTATGGAGGCTCCGGAAACGACGGAGTGAATTATCAGCCTACTACTTATACAACTTCATTCGCGCTATTACCTGCTCCCGGCACCGCAACAACCAATACCAGTGATTATAACACCTTGGTGTCAAATTATGGTGATACCTATCGCGGAGAAATTCAAGTGGATAATTCCAATAATATTTACATCGTAAGTTCAACTCGTTCATCAAATTTGCCCATGGTGAATGCTATAGATGGGAGTTTGGGGGGTGTGCAGGATGCAGTAGTGGCGAAATTTAATTCAAACTTAACCTCGTTAATATACAGTACTTATTTAGGAGGATCATTAATGGAATGTGGAAATGGTATGTTTGTAAGACCGAATGAAGAAGTATATGTTACCGGAGGAACTACCAGCGCAGATTTTCCCGGTACTGCAGGGGGTGAAGCAGCTGCCTTTCAAGGTGGAGTGTGCGATGGTTTTTTAACAAAAATAAATCCTGCCGGCAACGCAATTCTACAATCAACTTATATTGGAACTTCATCCTAC is part of the Sphingobacteriaceae bacterium genome and encodes:
- the der gene encoding ribosome biogenesis GTPase Der; this encodes MPNLVAIVGRPNVGKSTLFNRLTETRQAIVDEIAGVTRDRHYGKAEWGGKEFSLVDTGGYIKGSDDIFEEEIRKQVQIAIEESNLLIFVVDVNEGITAYDKDVANILRKSKKPVILVANKSDNHERSSYAADFYQLGLGEVYPISAVNGSGTGDMLDAVIKSLPEQEGIIETTTIPKIAIVGRPNVGKSSLANALLGEERNIVTSIAGTTRDSIHTRYTKYGHDFWLIDTAGMRRKAKVHEDLEFYSVLRTINAIENSDVCLLMIDAENGVESQDLSILSLIEKNRKGVAIIVNKWDLIEKDTKTAKAYEDRIRERIAPFRDIPILFVSVNDKLRIMKAVELAMQVYQNKTQEIKTREVNDVMLPIIESHPPPSIKGKEVKIKYVSKLKGEALFMFYCNLPQYVQESYKRFLENKIRENYNFSGVPIVVSIRKKD
- a CDS encoding DUF1987 domain-containing protein produces the protein MMESLHIEATDDTPKISFNPQNGMMEISSRSLPENAGAFYDKVNNWFKVYLNHAHEKTTVKFHFDYISTSSAKQLIQLFNSLNQLAKSKKVDILWCYDQGDSDMLQTGQRLQKLSEVEFQYQEI
- a CDS encoding PD40 domain-containing protein: MYKFVITLLILSSSVFAQTEGSEGEKKDKKSKSLFKDAGDLAKFGLAKQKMYAGQYLSAINLYREIEHNDPNNASVIHYIGYCNSKMNKFDKAKEYFLKAIATNNNVKPETHVELGKIYQMEENFDKAIEEFTLFKNAPSKDEDSNEDADVLLSQCQNAKKYMANPIDVVITNMGQDINGPYDDKNPCISADGSRMVFTSRRPKNTDSPVDAEGDGKYFEDIYYSDIDSTHNFGKAVDMGSSINTKGHDACTSISPDGKQIFIYKNDAADKRSIGGEVYVSKISNGKWRTPAPIGKPISSMNWEGGACVSPDGKKYFFFSERKGGVGRSDIYMVVRKNKQEWEKPVNLGAGVNTVFDEGAVFLAPDGKTLFFCSNGPSSMGSYDIFKTVYENGKWSEPVNLGYPINTSGREGQITLSADAKTAYISSDRKGGLGESDIYKIDLKDYAILETDGKKVSNNGLSILKGTIRDGNEGYGIIDVDIEVQSSDGKQVASTSTNEAGEYFLTLKAGSYKLKVSKKGFQEVVEDIELKLGEKEAFTLEKGYLLKK
- a CDS encoding T9SS type A sorting domain-containing protein, with translation MKNKIRLQIIIGLLFIGYSKAQVTWADDIAAIMYSKCTSCHHVGGLAPNPLMTYAQAFNYKNLINTYVNNKYMPPWPPDAEYKHLAFERLVSASDKQKISDWVLAGAPEGNPNNAPPAPSYTNNISQLNTIDFTGKMPDYTVNTSQDLYRCFVIPTNLASDKFVSEIEVKPGNTAIVHHVLIFEDTSQIIVNKDNLDPGPGYTSFFGTGSGSSRLVGEWVPGTAPIKFPSNMGVRLKANTRLVMQVHYPGGTFNALDSTRVNIKYAPGSPREVFIAPILTETNVINPPFTIAANTIQTFTQQYTNSFPLPFTLLSVAPHMHLIGKSYKVYAIGIVNDTIPLIYIPKWDFRWQGVYAFRNPIKMGPNYKVIGETSYDNTASNPFNPNTPPQNISQGESTTEEMMQTYFAFLLYQAGDENIVVDDSPTVGVDENSSLNSIVKTLQLYEVFPNPGVGVLKMNYFAPEKLNTEASVFSVDGKLVKQWKVQLQAGFGVMQLPTENLSKGQYFVRIQTKQYSKTRTFIINE